In Candidatus Methylomirabilota bacterium, a single genomic region encodes these proteins:
- a CDS encoding DUF502 domain-containing protein encodes MSGTLRNWIKVRFITGFFVTVPAVATAWLLYVFWDAIDKFFSPGYERLFGQRVPGLGFLTAVLLILFMGTVATNVVGRRILARIELLFIRVPIFRNIYPSIKQLLEAFSPEKRQAFKAVVLAEHPRKGEFVFGFVTSELLVETPDGKREMATVFVPTNNLYLGDVIVLPREEIITTGLTVEEGIRIILSAGTATPSRLPRDRM; translated from the coding sequence ATGTCCGGTACGCTCCGCAACTGGATCAAGGTACGCTTCATCACTGGTTTCTTCGTCACCGTCCCCGCCGTGGCCACCGCCTGGCTTCTGTACGTGTTCTGGGACGCCATCGACAAGTTCTTCTCACCGGGCTACGAGCGCCTCTTCGGCCAGCGCGTCCCCGGCTTGGGCTTCCTGACCGCGGTGCTCCTCATCCTCTTCATGGGCACGGTGGCCACCAATGTCGTGGGCCGGCGCATTTTGGCCCGCATCGAGCTCCTCTTCATCCGAGTGCCCATCTTCCGCAATATCTATCCGTCCATCAAGCAGCTGCTCGAGGCCTTCTCGCCGGAGAAGCGTCAGGCCTTCAAGGCGGTCGTCCTCGCCGAGCATCCGCGCAAGGGCGAGTTCGTCTTCGGCTTCGTCACCTCTGAGCTTCTCGTGGAGACGCCGGACGGCAAGCGCGAGATGGCCACCGTCTTCGTGCCGACCAACAACCTCTACCTGGGCGATGTGATCGTGCTCCCGCGGGAGGAGATCATCACCACGGGGCTCACCGTCGAGGAGGGCATCCGCATCATCCTCTCCGCCGGCACGGCCACCCCGTCGCGACTGCCCCGCGACCGGATGTGA
- a CDS encoding alpha/beta fold hydrolase, translating to METPVVVEVPGGPVLEGRLALPDSGAAGLVLCHPHPLYGGDMDNPVITRAVEVALALGVSTLRFNFRGVGSSSGAHDEGRGEQEDCRAALASLRSRLAPGGPVGLLGYSFGAWIAAQVGSGRTDLAGLALVAPPLAMYSFDGLPQGRPLLLVAGSRDPYCPVEDLVKLAERLDTEPRIIDGAEHFFFGKLFPLGTAIEGWLREWGPGRTA from the coding sequence GTGGAAACCCCTGTGGTCGTGGAGGTTCCGGGCGGCCCCGTGCTGGAGGGCCGGCTGGCCCTCCCTGATTCAGGAGCTGCCGGCCTCGTCCTCTGCCACCCACACCCGCTTTACGGCGGCGACATGGACAATCCGGTGATCACCAGGGCGGTCGAGGTCGCCCTGGCCCTGGGAGTGAGCACCCTACGCTTCAATTTCCGCGGGGTGGGTAGCTCGAGCGGCGCCCACGACGAGGGCAGAGGCGAGCAAGAGGACTGCCGAGCCGCCCTCGCCTCGCTCCGCAGCCGTCTCGCACCAGGGGGCCCCGTGGGTCTCCTCGGCTATTCCTTTGGTGCCTGGATAGCCGCGCAGGTGGGGAGCGGCCGCACCGACCTGGCGGGGCTCGCGCTCGTGGCCCCTCCCCTCGCCATGTATAGCTTCGACGGCCTGCCCCAGGGTCGCCCCCTCCTGCTCGTGGCGGGCAGCCGTGATCCCTACTGCCCCGTCGAGGACCTCGTGAAGCTTGCCGAGCGCCTGGACACGGAGCCCCGGATCATCGACGGCGCGGAGCACTTCTTCTTCGGCAAGCTCTTCCCTCTGGGCACGGCCATCGAGGGCTGGCTACGCGAATGGGGGCCAGGCCGGACGGCCTGA
- a CDS encoding zf-HC2 domain-containing protein — MRSFLCLWVRPRVERRADGALEGQAARIVAAHLGRCAECRATLDRMVKLKAMVRQAATAPAEPAWADFWPAVHARILREEPKPIHESWWLPFWKPVWGHPRLAFGSALLAVLIVGFSLWPADDAAFASSVTVQDVTTEDADRSVMVYSNRKEGVTVIWVFGSSQSYDPEGDAP; from the coding sequence ATGCGAAGTTTCTTGTGTCTGTGGGTCCGGCCTCGAGTCGAGCGTCGCGCTGACGGCGCCCTCGAGGGCCAGGCGGCCCGCATCGTGGCGGCTCATCTGGGACGCTGCGCCGAGTGCCGGGCTACCCTGGACAGGATGGTGAAGCTCAAGGCCATGGTCCGTCAGGCCGCCACGGCGCCGGCAGAGCCCGCGTGGGCGGACTTCTGGCCAGCCGTCCATGCTCGCATCCTGCGAGAAGAGCCCAAGCCCATCCACGAATCGTGGTGGCTGCCCTTCTGGAAGCCCGTCTGGGGCCATCCACGGCTTGCCTTTGGCAGCGCCCTCCTGGCCGTCCTGATCGTGGGCTTCTCCCTCTGGCCCGCCGACGATGCCGCCTTCGCCTCCTCGGTCACCGTGCAGGATGTGACCACCGAGGACGCGGATCGCAGCGTGATGGTCTACTCGAATCGGAAGGAAGGCGTCACGGTCATCTGGGTCTTCGGCTCCAGCCAGAGCTATGACCCCGAGGGTGATGCCCCGTGA
- a CDS encoding tetratricopeptide repeat protein, whose amino-acid sequence MYRRIRPAGSLGLPAVVFWALLLSGCATGDESVQHDLAQLRQDLSAVNLAVHRSKGETETAVGQLDRRTREQAAENTKQLQTLSARLDSLTAELNSLSARLDELAQRLDNPSRPGGGGSPPRPGPPPVPSPSGGGRSSGGPSSEESYKAAYLDFSKGNYSLAIASFREFVRRFPDAPQADSAQYWIGESYVASAHAAATQGQADKAREALQQAVQEYRRVFVNYPRGTQVPTALYKEALALEELKQVKLAQARLQYLVDNFPQSQEAPLARERLKSLAE is encoded by the coding sequence GTGTATCGACGCATCAGGCCAGCGGGGAGCCTCGGGCTCCCCGCTGTTGTTTTCTGGGCGCTTCTGCTCTCGGGCTGCGCCACGGGCGACGAGTCCGTGCAGCACGATCTGGCGCAGCTGCGCCAGGATCTCAGTGCCGTCAACCTGGCCGTGCACCGAAGCAAAGGCGAGACGGAGACGGCGGTGGGCCAGCTCGATCGGCGCACCCGCGAGCAGGCCGCCGAGAACACCAAGCAGCTGCAGACGCTCTCGGCGAGGCTCGACAGCCTCACGGCCGAGCTCAACAGCCTTTCCGCGCGCCTCGATGAGCTCGCTCAGCGACTGGACAATCCTTCCCGGCCGGGGGGCGGCGGATCCCCGCCCCGCCCGGGCCCGCCGCCCGTGCCATCCCCGTCCGGGGGCGGGCGATCGAGCGGCGGACCGAGCTCGGAGGAAAGCTACAAGGCGGCCTATCTCGATTTCTCCAAGGGCAACTACTCGCTGGCCATCGCGAGCTTCCGTGAGTTTGTCCGGCGATTCCCCGATGCCCCGCAGGCCGACAGCGCCCAGTACTGGATCGGCGAGTCCTATGTCGCCTCGGCGCATGCCGCGGCCACCCAGGGGCAGGCCGACAAGGCGAGGGAGGCCCTGCAGCAGGCGGTTCAGGAGTATCGAAGGGTCTTCGTGAACTATCCGCGGGGCACGCAGGTGCCGACGGCGCTCTACAAAGAGGCGCTGGCCCTCGAGGAGCTCAAGCAGGTGAAGCTGGCCCAGGCCCGGTTGCAGTACCTGGTGGACAACTTCCCGCAGTCGCAGGAGGCGCCCCTGGCCCGCGAGCGCCTGAAGAGCCTAGCCGAGTAG
- the pal gene encoding peptidoglycan-associated lipoprotein Pal: protein MVQRRGPAFLVVPLLLLTLFLAGCPKRPAQTSAVAPAPTAPAAAPAAPAPTPAPLTATPPAPAPAAPAPRPSEFALNPNLKTIYFDFDKYDIRSNDAKVLDGNAAWLKSNGDNLLLIEGHCDERGTNEYNLALGEKRAKAAMNYLVAQGIQASRMTIISYGKERPTCTEKTEDCWAKNRRDMFLTKGK, encoded by the coding sequence ATGGTGCAACGACGCGGTCCCGCGTTCTTGGTGGTGCCACTGCTCCTTCTCACTCTCTTTCTGGCGGGATGTCCGAAGCGGCCCGCCCAGACCAGCGCAGTAGCCCCGGCTCCCACCGCACCGGCGGCCGCTCCGGCCGCGCCGGCGCCGACCCCGGCCCCACTCACGGCGACTCCGCCCGCCCCGGCTCCGGCGGCCCCAGCGCCGAGGCCATCCGAGTTCGCGCTGAACCCCAATCTCAAGACCATCTACTTCGACTTCGACAAGTACGATATCCGATCCAATGACGCCAAGGTGCTCGACGGCAATGCGGCGTGGCTCAAGTCCAATGGCGACAACCTGCTCTTGATCGAGGGGCACTGCGACGAGCGGGGCACCAATGAGTACAACCTGGCCCTCGGTGAGAAGCGCGCCAAGGCGGCCATGAACTACCTCGTGGCGCAGGGTATCCAGGCGAGCCGGATGACCATCATCTCCTACGGCAAGGAGCGCCCGACTTGCACGGAGAAGACCGAGGATTGCTGGGCCAAGAACCGGCGCGACATGTTCCTGACGAAGGGCAAGTAA
- the tolB gene encoding Tol-Pal system beta propeller repeat protein TolB, producing the protein MRRPPAHALSALACFVVTLTLAVALVAPPSARSQSADVLLNVIASGTAKKLNIAIPDFALVGGADPQSWARRLAEITGGDLTFSALFSVASGQPPLPTVAESLRPRLQEFAAAGAHAALQGSLSVRSDRLEGEMRLYDLTSPEFRLIGTKKIQVHPTEPRRLAHKIADEVVLLVTGEAGAADTKIAYTSTRSGVKELWVMDYDGQGATAVTANRSINMSPNWNPDARSLAFTSYMNGYPFLYRLFPFERRPVQLLSGHMGLNTSPSWSPDGRLVAMTLSKDGNPEIYLLNVQTGAFRRLTTHTAIDTEPTWSPTGRELAFVSDRSGAAQLYVMDDQGTNIRRITSSGFNTQPRWSPKGDTIVFTSRQGNHDIWAVSPDGSNLRRLTAGPGDNESAAWAPNGRHLAFHSNRLGGAQVFTMLADGSEQQVVTGGPGQSSSPAWSPRLP; encoded by the coding sequence ATGCGGCGACCGCCCGCGCATGCGCTGTCCGCGCTGGCATGCTTCGTGGTGACCCTGACCCTGGCCGTGGCCTTGGTGGCCCCGCCGTCCGCCCGCTCGCAGAGCGCGGACGTGCTGCTCAACGTCATCGCCAGCGGAACCGCCAAGAAGCTCAATATCGCCATCCCTGACTTCGCCCTGGTGGGCGGCGCCGATCCGCAGAGCTGGGCCAGGCGTCTCGCCGAGATCACCGGGGGCGATCTCACCTTCTCGGCGCTGTTCAGCGTCGCCTCGGGGCAGCCGCCCTTGCCGACGGTGGCGGAGAGCCTCAGGCCCAGGCTTCAGGAGTTTGCGGCGGCGGGAGCGCACGCGGCCCTCCAGGGCAGCTTGAGCGTGCGGAGCGACCGGCTCGAAGGCGAGATGCGGCTCTACGATCTGACCTCGCCCGAGTTCCGCCTCATCGGCACCAAGAAGATCCAGGTCCACCCGACCGAGCCCCGCCGGCTCGCCCACAAGATCGCCGACGAGGTCGTGCTCCTCGTCACCGGCGAGGCCGGGGCCGCCGACACCAAGATCGCGTATACGAGCACGCGCTCGGGCGTCAAGGAGCTCTGGGTCATGGACTACGACGGCCAGGGCGCCACCGCCGTCACCGCCAATCGGTCCATCAACATGTCGCCGAACTGGAATCCGGACGCGCGCTCGCTCGCCTTCACGTCGTACATGAACGGCTACCCGTTCCTCTATCGTCTCTTCCCCTTCGAGCGGCGTCCCGTGCAGCTCCTCTCGGGTCACATGGGTCTGAACACGTCGCCCTCGTGGAGCCCGGACGGCCGGCTGGTGGCCATGACCCTCTCGAAGGACGGCAACCCGGAAATCTACCTGCTCAATGTCCAGACGGGCGCCTTCCGCCGGCTGACCACCCATACGGCGATCGACACCGAGCCCACGTGGTCGCCCACGGGGCGCGAGCTCGCCTTCGTGTCCGATCGGTCGGGGGCGGCCCAGCTCTACGTGATGGACGATCAGGGCACCAATATCCGGCGCATCACCTCGAGCGGCTTCAATACCCAGCCGCGCTGGTCTCCCAAGGGCGACACCATCGTGTTCACCTCGCGCCAGGGCAATCACGACATCTGGGCCGTGAGCCCGGACGGCTCGAATCTCCGCCGCCTGACGGCCGGGCCCGGAGACAATGAGAGCGCCGCGTGGGCCCCCAATGGCCGGCACCTGGCATTCCATTCGAACCGTCTCGGGGGGGCCCAGGTCTTCACCATGCTGGCCGACGGGTCGGAGCAGCAAGTCGTCACGGGGGGACCGGGACAGTCATCGAGTCCGGCGTGGTCGCCGCGTCTCCCGTGA
- a CDS encoding TonB family protein yields the protein MRERPRLPASALLVSVIAHAALVGLLVALSFWGPSWQTTRVQVVNLVPAIAAVGNPAGSAAAQLPTRALPKPAARSVEPEPEPRAREAPKAAEPALPARAVNPRVGDRELPTMTTDRRPRVVGDSASRPQPATALGQATGSTAGVGSLTIDVTDFPHAWYLRQVLAKVQARWQDQKRTSEPDQKPLVWVEINRDGSIAAPRIERSSGNAFYDQAALRAIVEASPFPQLPADWTKPSLRILFNFELRRG from the coding sequence ATGCGGGAAAGGCCGCGGCTGCCCGCCTCTGCCCTCCTGGTCTCGGTCATCGCCCATGCCGCCCTCGTCGGGCTCCTCGTGGCGCTCTCGTTCTGGGGTCCTTCCTGGCAGACCACACGAGTGCAGGTGGTCAATCTCGTCCCCGCCATCGCCGCCGTCGGCAATCCGGCGGGCAGCGCCGCCGCTCAGCTGCCCACCCGCGCGCTTCCCAAGCCCGCCGCGCGCTCCGTGGAGCCCGAGCCGGAGCCGCGGGCGCGTGAGGCGCCCAAGGCCGCCGAGCCCGCGCTTCCCGCGCGGGCGGTGAACCCCCGGGTGGGCGACCGAGAGCTGCCGACGATGACCACGGACCGTCGGCCGCGGGTCGTGGGTGACTCGGCATCACGGCCTCAGCCGGCCACCGCCCTCGGCCAGGCGACCGGATCGACAGCCGGGGTCGGCTCGCTCACCATCGACGTCACCGACTTCCCGCACGCCTGGTACCTGCGGCAGGTCCTGGCCAAGGTGCAGGCGCGCTGGCAGGACCAGAAGCGCACGAGCGAGCCCGATCAGAAGCCGCTCGTCTGGGTCGAGATCAATCGGGACGGCAGCATTGCCGCACCCAGGATCGAGCGAAGCTCCGGCAATGCCTTCTACGATCAGGCCGCTCTGCGCGCCATCGTCGAGGCGAGTCCCTTCCCGCAGCTGCCGGCGGACTGGACCAAGCCGTCGCTCCGCATCCTCTTCAACTTCGAGCTGAGGCGCGGCTGA
- a CDS encoding biopolymer transporter ExbD → MAFNLDNGESEGGRRRVGRSLGEINIIPLVDVVLVLLLIFMLTAPLMYRGIDVNLPKTAGKPTVTEERMELTLTREQQVYLNGKPLPMGSLEQALRDVFRTRTDKTLYLKADQALQYGFVIETMDKVRRSGIEKLGMVTEPAPRS, encoded by the coding sequence ATGGCTTTCAACCTCGACAACGGCGAGAGCGAGGGCGGACGGCGGCGGGTCGGCCGGAGCCTCGGCGAGATCAACATCATCCCGCTCGTGGACGTGGTCCTCGTCCTCCTGCTGATCTTCATGCTCACGGCGCCCCTCATGTATCGGGGCATCGACGTCAACCTGCCCAAGACCGCGGGCAAGCCGACGGTGACCGAGGAACGGATGGAGCTGACCCTGACCAGGGAGCAGCAGGTCTACCTGAACGGCAAGCCCCTGCCCATGGGCTCCCTCGAGCAGGCGCTGCGCGACGTCTTCAGGACCCGCACGGACAAGACGCTCTACCTCAAGGCCGACCAGGCGCTGCAGTATGGCTTCGTGATCGAGACCATGGACAAGGTCCGCCGCTCCGGCATCGAGAAGCTCGGCATGGTCACCGAGCCCGCGCCGAGGTCGTGA
- a CDS encoding MotA/TolQ/ExbB proton channel family protein codes for MPGTAGLSTSVLDPILSSGPLARFVLGVLLFFSVICWALIVEKFWEFRAIKRESRAFTKAFRESRRFSLLYTAAKRFRWSPLAALYTAAGHELASVYGGVEAVDAALEEGEGLPRETLEAVHRAMRRVSDAEVGRMERYLPFLATTASAAPFIGLFGTVVGIMNSFHNIGQQGSANLAVVAPGISEALIATAAGLGAAIPAVMAYNFFVNRSKRWATEMDGFMLELLNVLARPTPQKAVTR; via the coding sequence TTGCCAGGTACCGCGGGCCTGTCCACCAGCGTCCTCGACCCGATCCTCTCGTCCGGTCCTCTCGCGCGCTTCGTCCTCGGCGTCCTGCTCTTCTTCTCGGTCATCTGCTGGGCGCTCATCGTCGAGAAGTTCTGGGAGTTCCGCGCGATCAAGCGCGAGTCGCGGGCCTTCACGAAGGCCTTTCGCGAGAGCCGCCGCTTCTCGCTGCTCTACACGGCCGCGAAGCGCTTCCGGTGGAGCCCCCTGGCCGCGCTCTACACGGCGGCCGGCCATGAGCTGGCCAGCGTGTACGGCGGGGTGGAGGCGGTGGATGCGGCCCTCGAAGAGGGCGAGGGGTTGCCACGCGAGACGCTGGAGGCCGTCCATCGGGCGATGCGACGGGTGAGCGACGCGGAAGTGGGACGCATGGAGCGCTATCTGCCCTTTCTCGCCACCACGGCGAGCGCGGCGCCCTTCATCGGTCTCTTCGGCACCGTCGTGGGCATCATGAACTCCTTCCACAACATCGGCCAGCAGGGCTCCGCCAACCTCGCCGTGGTCGCCCCGGGCATTTCCGAGGCGTTGATCGCGACGGCGGCGGGCCTCGGCGCGGCCATCCCGGCCGTCATGGCGTATAACTTCTTCGTCAATCGGAGCAAGCGCTGGGCCACGGAGATGGACGGCTTCATGCTCGAGCTCCTGAACGTCCTGGCCAGGCCCACGCCGCAGAAGGCCGTCACGCGCTAG
- the lgt gene encoding prolipoprotein diacylglyceryl transferase: MFHSPGAIAFQLGPLTFRWYGILMAGAMALGLWLAHHEAQRRGLDPDNLLKASELALIGGLIGARLYYVAFNLDYYSRFPSKIIAVWEGGLAIHGGVLGGLLVGGSYALWKGLPAITYMDIAAPSLALGQAVGRWGNFFNEEAFGTPTDLPWKLYISPPHRPLPFAQEEFFHPTFLYESVWDFLVFILLVGLFRKRLERAPGALFLTYLGLYSLGRFMTEALRTDALMLGPLRVAQLASLVGIGLAVIGVPLLLRRAHASA, from the coding sequence ATGTTCCACTCTCCCGGGGCCATCGCCTTCCAGCTCGGCCCCCTGACCTTCCGCTGGTACGGCATCCTCATGGCGGGCGCGATGGCGCTGGGCCTCTGGCTCGCCCACCACGAGGCCCAGCGCCGTGGCCTTGACCCCGACAACCTGCTCAAGGCCTCGGAGCTGGCCCTCATCGGCGGCCTCATCGGCGCGCGCCTCTACTACGTCGCCTTCAACCTCGACTACTACAGCCGCTTTCCCTCCAAGATCATCGCCGTCTGGGAAGGCGGACTCGCCATACACGGCGGTGTCCTTGGTGGGCTGCTCGTGGGAGGCAGCTATGCCCTCTGGAAAGGGCTGCCCGCCATCACGTACATGGACATCGCCGCGCCGAGCTTGGCCCTGGGGCAGGCCGTCGGCCGCTGGGGCAATTTCTTCAACGAGGAGGCGTTCGGCACGCCGACGGATCTGCCATGGAAGCTCTACATCTCCCCGCCCCACCGCCCGCTCCCGTTCGCGCAGGAGGAGTTCTTTCATCCGACGTTTCTCTACGAGTCCGTCTGGGACTTCCTCGTCTTCATCCTGCTCGTCGGCCTGTTCCGGAAGCGGTTGGAGCGGGCCCCCGGCGCGCTCTTCCTGACCTATCTCGGCCTGTATTCCCTTGGCCGTTTCATGACCGAGGCATTGCGCACCGACGCCCTCATGCTCGGGCCGCTCCGGGTGGCCCAGCTGGCGAGTCTCGTGGGGATCGGGCTGGCCGTGATCGGCGTCCCCCTCCTGCTTCGCCGCGCCCACGCCTCGGCCTGA
- a CDS encoding MBL fold metallo-hydrolase gives MRFVFLGTSGAVPGRDRDTTSIVFEEPGRPPVLVDCGGSPAQKLMRAGVDPLALGRVVVTHIHPDHAYGLPSLVQTLFLTGRTAPLRIACREEHETALRSLLGVFGLLERPGLFPIVWEPVPPREGFVLEGAGGLTITASPNAHGSMPNIAVRFPPSASGAAVVYSSDTEPCAAVETLARHAHTLIHEATFSERRSRRFGAHSTAAEAGGVAARAGVRRLILAHIDAGHHHELEALVEEARKHFSGEVEVARELEPYTL, from the coding sequence GTGCGCTTCGTCTTCCTGGGCACGTCGGGCGCCGTGCCGGGGCGTGACCGCGACACCACGTCCATCGTGTTCGAGGAGCCCGGTCGGCCCCCGGTGCTCGTGGACTGCGGGGGCAGCCCCGCCCAGAAGCTCATGCGGGCCGGCGTGGATCCCCTCGCCCTCGGACGGGTCGTCGTGACGCATATCCATCCCGACCATGCCTACGGGCTGCCCTCGCTCGTCCAGACCCTCTTTCTCACGGGCCGCACGGCGCCGCTTCGGATCGCGTGCCGCGAGGAGCACGAGACGGCGCTCCGCTCGCTGCTTGGAGTCTTCGGGCTGCTGGAGCGGCCCGGTCTCTTCCCCATCGTCTGGGAGCCGGTGCCGCCGCGGGAGGGCTTTGTCCTCGAGGGGGCGGGCGGCCTCACCATCACGGCCTCGCCCAATGCCCATGGGAGCATGCCGAATATCGCCGTCCGCTTCCCGCCGTCGGCCTCCGGCGCGGCCGTGGTCTACTCCTCCGACACCGAGCCATGCGCCGCCGTCGAGACGCTCGCGCGTCACGCCCACACCCTCATCCACGAGGCCACATTCTCCGAGCGGCGATCTCGGCGCTTCGGCGCCCACTCCACCGCTGCCGAAGCGGGAGGAGTCGCCGCGCGCGCGGGGGTGCGCCGCCTCATCCTGGCCCATATCGATGCGGGGCACCACCATGAGCTCGAGGCGCTGGTCGAGGAAGCGCGGAAGCATTTCTCCGGCGAGGTCGAGGTCGCGCGTGAGCTCGAGCCCTATACGCTGTGA
- a CDS encoding site-specific DNA-methyltransferase has translation MKGATARAWARPDGRARLYQADSRRLGQIAAASIGVILTSPPYWVSNGGRPTADRYARRLAVGFGREWLRVLAPDGDLWLVLGDRHNGREWVGFDALITAWLRRTGWRLQSKGIWAETRSRERWDNRINYLLRFRKAGRRVRPTAATLCWMLPLPRTHPASIWDATPAPVLRALILQSRRRGPILDPFCGAGTVGHVALGLGRDWIGVERDPRMAELAARRLKMARVRG, from the coding sequence GTGAAGGGCGCGACGGCGAGAGCCTGGGCCCGTCCTGACGGGCGGGCGCGCCTGTACCAGGCGGACAGCCGGCGCCTCGGCCAGATCGCGGCCGCGAGCATCGGCGTCATCCTGACCTCTCCGCCCTACTGGGTCAGCAATGGCGGCCGCCCGACGGCCGACCGCTACGCGCGCCGCCTTGCCGTGGGGTTCGGCCGCGAGTGGCTCCGCGTGCTCGCCCCCGATGGAGATCTCTGGCTGGTCCTGGGCGATCGCCACAACGGCCGCGAATGGGTAGGCTTCGACGCGCTCATCACGGCCTGGCTCAGGCGCACGGGCTGGAGGCTCCAGTCCAAGGGCATCTGGGCGGAGACGCGCTCGCGCGAGCGATGGGACAACCGGATCAACTACCTGCTGCGCTTCCGCAAGGCGGGGCGGCGCGTGCGTCCCACCGCAGCCACCCTGTGCTGGATGCTGCCGCTGCCCCGGACGCATCCGGCCAGCATCTGGGATGCCACGCCCGCGCCGGTGCTGCGGGCGCTCATTCTCCAGAGTCGCCGCCGCGGCCCCATCCTCGATCCCTTCTGCGGGGCGGGGACGGTCGGCCACGTGGCGCTCGGCCTGGGCCGTGACTGGATCGGCGTCGAGCGCGATCCCCGCATGGCCGAGCTCGCCGCGCGCCGTCTGAAGATGGCGCGCGTGCGGGGCTAG
- a CDS encoding pyridoxal-phosphate dependent enzyme, whose protein sequence is MTDSLATGLRCIECGGAHPLGYTLQCPTCGGLLELIYDEGSLRTMGARAFAGSGLWRYAPVLPIMDPAHRVSLGEGQTPLLECPRLARQLGVRRLLVKFEGANPTGTVKDRSSATAVSAALQFGFGVTSVVSSGNAGSSIAAYSARAGLPSLIFCYERASAPKMLHMAATASDLVIYKGVYDDLITLWDRLAEERLFFDGGASRNPYKHEGKKTIAYEIAEGLGWHAPDLVVAPVAVGETFIAASRGFAEMERLGLIAKRPLMAAAQAARANAVVRAWRDKTAITPLKIGYTVAEGLAAGDPGRKGSWVLRILRETGGVAGQAEDEEILAAQAMLARTEGIWAGPTGVAALAVLGNLLREKQVDPASTICVILSETGLKTEAAPPSRPAIAFDEASLRRLVLDKLKRS, encoded by the coding sequence ATGACTGATTCGCTGGCCACCGGTCTGCGCTGTATCGAGTGCGGAGGCGCCCACCCGCTCGGCTATACGCTCCAGTGCCCGACCTGCGGGGGCCTGCTCGAGCTCATCTACGATGAGGGGTCGCTCCGGACGATGGGAGCCCGAGCCTTTGCCGGCTCCGGGCTCTGGCGCTACGCGCCCGTGCTGCCCATCATGGATCCGGCCCACCGGGTCTCCCTCGGCGAGGGGCAGACTCCGCTCCTCGAGTGCCCGCGCCTGGCCCGACAGCTCGGCGTCCGGCGCCTCCTCGTCAAGTTCGAGGGCGCCAACCCGACGGGCACGGTCAAGGACCGCAGCTCGGCCACGGCGGTGAGCGCCGCGCTCCAGTTCGGCTTCGGCGTCACCTCGGTGGTCAGCTCCGGCAATGCGGGCTCCTCCATCGCCGCCTACTCGGCCCGCGCGGGGCTGCCCTCGCTGATCTTCTGCTACGAGCGCGCCTCGGCGCCCAAGATGCTTCACATGGCCGCCACGGCCTCGGACCTCGTCATCTACAAGGGCGTCTACGACGACCTCATCACGCTCTGGGATCGGCTCGCGGAGGAGCGGCTCTTCTTCGACGGCGGCGCCTCGCGCAATCCGTACAAGCACGAGGGCAAGAAGACCATCGCCTACGAGATCGCGGAAGGGCTGGGCTGGCACGCCCCCGACCTCGTGGTGGCCCCCGTCGCCGTGGGTGAGACCTTCATCGCCGCCTCCCGAGGCTTTGCCGAGATGGAGCGCCTGGGCCTCATCGCCAAGCGGCCCCTCATGGCCGCCGCTCAGGCGGCGCGGGCCAATGCCGTGGTACGGGCCTGGCGGGACAAGACGGCCATCACCCCGCTCAAGATCGGCTACACGGTAGCCGAGGGACTGGCCGCGGGCGATCCCGGGCGCAAGGGCAGCTGGGTCCTGCGCATTCTGCGCGAGACGGGCGGCGTGGCGGGCCAGGCGGAAGACGAGGAGATTCTGGCCGCCCAGGCCATGCTCGCGCGCACCGAGGGGATATGGGCAGGGCCGACCGGCGTGGCCGCGCTCGCCGTGCTCGGCAATCTCCTCCGCGAGAAGCAGGTCGATCCCGCCTCCACGATTTGCGTCATCCTGAGCGAGACCGGGCTCAAGACCGAAGCGGCGCCGCCGAGCCGCCCGGCCATCGCCTTCGACGAGGCTTCGCTGCGGAGACTCGTGCTGGACAAGCTGAAGCGGAGCTAG